In Quercus robur chromosome 10, dhQueRobu3.1, whole genome shotgun sequence, a genomic segment contains:
- the LOC126703373 gene encoding histone-lysine N-methyltransferase ATX2 isoform X1: MALALKKPQHLHDDDTTVDGTPVRYLPLDHVYSATSPCRVTASGSSALMSKKIKARKLLSTNLDDNTNLSSSSLPNKPPLLYVYTRRRKRLRHSLPNPSFLRSLISRDDEEFEVQESKVDALSLNANQKKKKKHRLGTGELVKLGVDSSVLRSLDRPRLRDCRIHNSSNANVDANSSNLKKRKRNLENCEKVLSDSPTTKRWIRLSLDNVEPKTFIGLQCKVYWPLDADWYSGRVVGYTPESNRHHVEYEDSDKEELILSNEKVKFYISHEEMQRLNLTCSVTSTDGDVYDYNEMLVLAASLYDCQELDPGDIIWAKLTGHAMWPAIVVKESLIRDRKGLSKLSGGGSVPVQFFGTHDFARIKVKQAISFLKGLLSSFHLKCKKPRFIRGLEEAKTYLSEQKLPRRMLQLQNGITTDNVSTSEDDGASTDTGEDCIEDAGIQGATQGLGTPPYVIGDVQILSLGKIVKDSEHFQDERFVWPEGYTAMRKFTSITDPSTCTLYKMEVLRDAESKIRPLFRVTSDTGEQISDDSRYAIASLNQFEGSTPSDCWNKIYKRIKKIQTSSSDSSGADGGGEKIDKTGSDMFGFSNPEVVKLIQGLSKSRFSSKLSMSKLASRRHQDLPVGYRPVRVEWKDLDKCSVCHMDEEYENNLFLQCDKCRMMVHARCYGELEPVDGVLWLCNLCRPGAPNPPPPCCLCPVIGGAMKPTTDGRWAHLACAIWIPETCLSDVKRMEPIDGLSRINKDRWKLLCSICGVSYGACIQCSNNTCYAAYHPLCARAAGLCVELEDEDRLYLLAVDDDEEDQCIRLLSFCKKHRQPSNERSAADERLGRVSRQCSDYIPPSNPSGCARSEPYNYFGRRGRKEPEALAAASLKRLFVQNQPYLVGGYSQHAFSGNSLPSSGVIGSKFSSTLQRLKTSELDTPKDIRSMAEKYTYMKETFRKRLAFGKSGIHGFGIFAKHPHRAGDMVIEYSGELVRPPIADRRERFIYNSLVGAGTYMFRIDDERVIDATRAGSIAHLINHSCEPNCYSRVISVNGDEHIIIFAKRDIKRWEELTYDYRFFSIDEQLACYCGFPRCRGVVNDIESEERAAKLYAPRSELIDWRGE, encoded by the exons CTTCCTAACAAGCCTCCTCTCCTCTACGTCTACACTCGCCGCCGTAAGCGCCTCCGTCATTCCCTTCCGAACCCTTCCTTTCTCCGCTCCTTAATCTCTCGCGACGACGAGGAGTTCGAAGTGCAGGAATCGAAGGTGGATGCACTGTCGTTAAATGCgaatcagaagaagaagaaaaagcataGGTTAGGGACTGGTGAGCTTGTCAAATTGGGCGTGGATTCCAGCGTCTTGCGTAGCCTTGATCGGCCGCGATTGAGGGATTGTAGAATTCATAATAGTAGTAATGCTAATGTTGATGCTAATAGTAGTAATTTGAAGAAAAGGAAGCGGAATTTGGAAAATTGCGAGAAGGTTTTGTCGGATTCGCCTACCACTAAGCGATGGATCAG GTTGAGTTTGGACAATGTTGAGCCAAAAACGTTTATTGGATTACAATGCAAG GTTTATTGGCCATTGGATGCTGATTGGTATTCTGGTCGAGTTGTGGGTTACACCCCAGAGTCTAATCGACATCAT GTAGAATATGAAGATAGTGATAAAGAAGAATTAATTCTCTCAAATGAGAAAGTTAAATTCTACATTTCCCACGAAGAGATGCAGCGTTTGAACTTGACTTGCAGTGTTACGAGTACAGATGGTGATGTGTATGATTATAATGAGATGCTCGTGTTGGCTGCGAGTTTGTATGACTGCCAAGAGCTCGACCCTGGGGATATCATATGGGCCAAGCTTACTG GTCATGCAATGTGGCCAGCAATTGTTGTGAAGGAATCCCTCATCCGTGATCGTAAGGGTTTAAGCAAACTTTCAGGTGGAGGGTCAGTTCCGGTGCAGTTTTTTGGCACGCATGATTTTGCAAG GATCAAAGTGAAGCAGGCTATCTCATTTCTTAAGGGACTCCTTTCTTCTTTCCACCTGAAGTGCAAGAAACCTCGTTTCATTCGAGGCTTGGAAGAAGCAAAAAC GTATTTGAGCGAACAAAAGCTTCCAAGAAGAATGCTACAGCTGCAAAATGGTATTACCACTGATAATGTTAGCACAAGTGAAGATGATGGAGCGAGTACAGATACAGGTGAAGATTGCATTGAAGATGCAGGGATTCAGGGAGCAACGCAGGGCCTTGGAACTCCTCCCTATGTAATTGGGGATGTGCAAATTTTAAGCCTTG GAAAGATTGTCAAGGACTCTGAACATTTCCAGGATGAGAGATTCGTTTGGCCTGAAGGATATACTGCCATGAGGAAGTTTACTTCAATAACTG ATCCCAGTACATGCACCTTATATAAGATGGAAGTGTTAAGAGATGCTGAATCAAAGATTCGACCTCTATTTAGAGTGACATCAGATACTGGAGAGCAG ATCAGTGATGACAGTAGGTATGCTATTGCATCACTGAATCAG TTTGAGGGATCCACTCCATCTGATTGCTGgaataaaatatacaaaaggataaagaaaatacaaacaAGTAGCTCTGATAGTTCTGGTGCTGACGGTGGAggagaaaagattgataaaactgGTTCTGATATGTTTGGTTTCTCCAATCCTGAAGTTGTGAAGCTTATAcag GGTTTGTCTAAATCTAGATTCTCTTCTAAATTATCCATGTCCAAGTTAGCCTCTAGACGACATCAAGACCTGCCTGTTGGTTACAGACCTGTTCGTGTTGAGTGGAAAGACCTTGACAAGTGCAGTGTTTGCCACATGGATGAG GAGTACGAAAACAATCTCTTCCTGCAATGTGATAAATGCAGAATGATG GTCCATGCTAGATGTTATGGAGAATTAGAACCTGTTGATGGAGTGCTATGGTTGTGCAACTTATGTCGACCAGGGGCTCCCAACCCTCCGCCACCTTGCTGCCTTTGTCCAGTAATAG GGGGTGCAATGAAGCCTACAACTGATGGGCGCTGGGCTCATCTGGCGTGTGCAATATGGATACCTG AAACTTGCTTATCTGATGTCAAAAGAATGGAGCCCATTGATGGGCTAAGTAGAATCAATAAG GACCGCTGGAAGCTTTTATGTAGCATCTGTGGTGTGTCTTATGGAGCTTGCATTCAA TGTTCAAACAATACTTGTTATGCAGCATATCATCCACTTTGTGCACGTGCTGCTGGTTTGTGCGTTGAG CTTGAAGATGAGGATAGATTATATCTACTAGCTgtagatgatgatgaagaagatcaATGCATTCGTCTGCTTTCCTTCTGCAAGAAGCATAGGCAGCCCTCCAATGAGCGTTCTGCTGCTGATGAACGTCTTGGGCGAGTTTCTCGTCAGTGTTCAGATTACATACCACCCTCTAATCCGTCTGGTTGTGCTCGCAGTG AGCCTTACAATTACTTTGGTAGAAGGGGACGAAAAGAACCCGAAGCCCTTGCTGCTGCCTCCTTGAAGCGCTTGTTTGTACAGAACCAGCCTTACTTAGTTGGTGGCTACAGCCAACATGCATTTTCAGGCAATTCACTGCCTTCCAGTGGCGTAATTGGCTCTAAGTTCTCTTCTACCCTTCAGAGACTGAAAACCTCTGAGCTTGATACTCCTAAAGACATACGTTCTATGGCTGAGAAATATACATACATGAAGGAGACATTCCGAAAGAGACTAGCTTTTG gGAAATCAGGAATCCATGGATTTGGCATCTTTGCAAAGCATCCACATAGAGCAGGAGACATG GTGATTGAATACTCTGGTGAACTTGTTAGACCTCCTATAGCTGATAGGAGAGAACGCTTTATATACAATTCCTTGGTG GGTGCTGGGACTTACATGTTTCGGATAGATGATGAACGAGTCATTGATGCGACAAGGGCCGGAAGCATTGCTCATCTGATTAACCACTCTTGTGAA CCAAATTGCTATTCAAGAGTTATAAGTGTTAATGGTGATGAGCATATAATTATATTTGCAAAGAGAGACATTAAAAGATGGGAGGAACTCACATATGATTACAG atttttttcaattgatgaaCAACTAGCATGTTATTGTGGCTTTCCAAGATGCCGGGGTGTAGTTAATGACATTGAATCGGAAGAGCGAGCAGCAAAGCTATATG
- the LOC126703373 gene encoding histone-lysine N-methyltransferase ATX2 isoform X4, with amino-acid sequence MSDLPTTKRWIRLSLDNVEPKTFIGLQCKVYWPLDADWYSGRVVGYTPESNRHHVEYEDSDKEELILSNEKVKFYISHEEMQRLNLTCSVTSTDGDVYDYNEMLVLAASLYDCQELDPGDIIWAKLTGHAMWPAIVVKESLIRDRKGLSKLSGGGSVPVQFFGTHDFARIKVKQAISFLKGLLSSFHLKCKKPRFIRGLEEAKTYLSEQKLPRRMLQLQNGITTDNVSTSEDDGASTDTGEDCIEDAGIQGATQGLGTPPYVIGDVQILSLGKIVKDSEHFQDERFVWPEGYTAMRKFTSITDPSTCTLYKMEVLRDAESKIRPLFRVTSDTGEQISDDSRYAIASLNQFEGSTPSDCWNKIYKRIKKIQTSSSDSSGADGGGEKIDKTGSDMFGFSNPEVVKLIQGLSKSRFSSKLSMSKLASRRHQDLPVGYRPVRVEWKDLDKCSVCHMDEEYENNLFLQCDKCRMMVHARCYGELEPVDGVLWLCNLCRPGAPNPPPPCCLCPVIGGAMKPTTDGRWAHLACAIWIPETCLSDVKRMEPIDGLSRINKDRWKLLCSICGVSYGACIQCSNNTCYAAYHPLCARAAGLCVELEDEDRLYLLAVDDDEEDQCIRLLSFCKKHRQPSNERSAADERLGRVSRQCSDYIPPSNPSGCARSEPYNYFGRRGRKEPEALAAASLKRLFVQNQPYLVGGYSQHAFSGNSLPSSGVIGSKFSSTLQRLKTSELDTPKDIRSMAEKYTYMKETFRKRLAFGKSGIHGFGIFAKHPHRAGDMVIEYSGELVRPPIADRRERFIYNSLVGAGTYMFRIDDERVIDATRAGSIAHLINHSCEPNCYSRVISVNGDEHIIIFAKRDIKRWEELTYDYRFFSIDEQLACYCGFPRCRGVVNDIESEERAAKLYAPRSELIDWRGE; translated from the exons GTTGAGTTTGGACAATGTTGAGCCAAAAACGTTTATTGGATTACAATGCAAG GTTTATTGGCCATTGGATGCTGATTGGTATTCTGGTCGAGTTGTGGGTTACACCCCAGAGTCTAATCGACATCAT GTAGAATATGAAGATAGTGATAAAGAAGAATTAATTCTCTCAAATGAGAAAGTTAAATTCTACATTTCCCACGAAGAGATGCAGCGTTTGAACTTGACTTGCAGTGTTACGAGTACAGATGGTGATGTGTATGATTATAATGAGATGCTCGTGTTGGCTGCGAGTTTGTATGACTGCCAAGAGCTCGACCCTGGGGATATCATATGGGCCAAGCTTACTG GTCATGCAATGTGGCCAGCAATTGTTGTGAAGGAATCCCTCATCCGTGATCGTAAGGGTTTAAGCAAACTTTCAGGTGGAGGGTCAGTTCCGGTGCAGTTTTTTGGCACGCATGATTTTGCAAG GATCAAAGTGAAGCAGGCTATCTCATTTCTTAAGGGACTCCTTTCTTCTTTCCACCTGAAGTGCAAGAAACCTCGTTTCATTCGAGGCTTGGAAGAAGCAAAAAC GTATTTGAGCGAACAAAAGCTTCCAAGAAGAATGCTACAGCTGCAAAATGGTATTACCACTGATAATGTTAGCACAAGTGAAGATGATGGAGCGAGTACAGATACAGGTGAAGATTGCATTGAAGATGCAGGGATTCAGGGAGCAACGCAGGGCCTTGGAACTCCTCCCTATGTAATTGGGGATGTGCAAATTTTAAGCCTTG GAAAGATTGTCAAGGACTCTGAACATTTCCAGGATGAGAGATTCGTTTGGCCTGAAGGATATACTGCCATGAGGAAGTTTACTTCAATAACTG ATCCCAGTACATGCACCTTATATAAGATGGAAGTGTTAAGAGATGCTGAATCAAAGATTCGACCTCTATTTAGAGTGACATCAGATACTGGAGAGCAG ATCAGTGATGACAGTAGGTATGCTATTGCATCACTGAATCAG TTTGAGGGATCCACTCCATCTGATTGCTGgaataaaatatacaaaaggataaagaaaatacaaacaAGTAGCTCTGATAGTTCTGGTGCTGACGGTGGAggagaaaagattgataaaactgGTTCTGATATGTTTGGTTTCTCCAATCCTGAAGTTGTGAAGCTTATAcag GGTTTGTCTAAATCTAGATTCTCTTCTAAATTATCCATGTCCAAGTTAGCCTCTAGACGACATCAAGACCTGCCTGTTGGTTACAGACCTGTTCGTGTTGAGTGGAAAGACCTTGACAAGTGCAGTGTTTGCCACATGGATGAG GAGTACGAAAACAATCTCTTCCTGCAATGTGATAAATGCAGAATGATG GTCCATGCTAGATGTTATGGAGAATTAGAACCTGTTGATGGAGTGCTATGGTTGTGCAACTTATGTCGACCAGGGGCTCCCAACCCTCCGCCACCTTGCTGCCTTTGTCCAGTAATAG GGGGTGCAATGAAGCCTACAACTGATGGGCGCTGGGCTCATCTGGCGTGTGCAATATGGATACCTG AAACTTGCTTATCTGATGTCAAAAGAATGGAGCCCATTGATGGGCTAAGTAGAATCAATAAG GACCGCTGGAAGCTTTTATGTAGCATCTGTGGTGTGTCTTATGGAGCTTGCATTCAA TGTTCAAACAATACTTGTTATGCAGCATATCATCCACTTTGTGCACGTGCTGCTGGTTTGTGCGTTGAG CTTGAAGATGAGGATAGATTATATCTACTAGCTgtagatgatgatgaagaagatcaATGCATTCGTCTGCTTTCCTTCTGCAAGAAGCATAGGCAGCCCTCCAATGAGCGTTCTGCTGCTGATGAACGTCTTGGGCGAGTTTCTCGTCAGTGTTCAGATTACATACCACCCTCTAATCCGTCTGGTTGTGCTCGCAGTG AGCCTTACAATTACTTTGGTAGAAGGGGACGAAAAGAACCCGAAGCCCTTGCTGCTGCCTCCTTGAAGCGCTTGTTTGTACAGAACCAGCCTTACTTAGTTGGTGGCTACAGCCAACATGCATTTTCAGGCAATTCACTGCCTTCCAGTGGCGTAATTGGCTCTAAGTTCTCTTCTACCCTTCAGAGACTGAAAACCTCTGAGCTTGATACTCCTAAAGACATACGTTCTATGGCTGAGAAATATACATACATGAAGGAGACATTCCGAAAGAGACTAGCTTTTG gGAAATCAGGAATCCATGGATTTGGCATCTTTGCAAAGCATCCACATAGAGCAGGAGACATG GTGATTGAATACTCTGGTGAACTTGTTAGACCTCCTATAGCTGATAGGAGAGAACGCTTTATATACAATTCCTTGGTG GGTGCTGGGACTTACATGTTTCGGATAGATGATGAACGAGTCATTGATGCGACAAGGGCCGGAAGCATTGCTCATCTGATTAACCACTCTTGTGAA CCAAATTGCTATTCAAGAGTTATAAGTGTTAATGGTGATGAGCATATAATTATATTTGCAAAGAGAGACATTAAAAGATGGGAGGAACTCACATATGATTACAG atttttttcaattgatgaaCAACTAGCATGTTATTGTGGCTTTCCAAGATGCCGGGGTGTAGTTAATGACATTGAATCGGAAGAGCGAGCAGCAAAGCTATATG
- the LOC126703373 gene encoding histone-lysine N-methyltransferase ATX2 isoform X2, producing the protein MALALKKPQHLHDDDTTVDGTPVRYLPLDHVYSATSPCRVTASGSSALMSKKIKARKLLSTNLDDNTNLSSSSLPNKPPLLYVYTRRRKRLRHSLPNPSFLRSLISRDDEEFEVQESKVDALSLNANQKKKKKHRLGTGELVKLGVDSSVLRSLDRPRLRDCRIHNSSNANVDANSSNLKKRKRNLENCEKVLSDSPTTKRWIRLSLDNVEPKTFIGLQCKVYWPLDADWYSGRVVGYTPESNRHHVEYEDSDKEELILSNEKVKFYISHEEMQRLNLTCSVTSTDGDVYDYNEMLVLAASLYDCQELDPGDIIWAKLTGHAMWPAIVVKESLIRDRKGLSKLSGGGSVPVQFFGTHDFARIKVKQAISFLKGLLSSFHLKCKKPRFIRGLEEAKTYLSEQKLPRRMLQLQNGITTDNVSTSEDDGASTDTGEDCIEDAGIQGATQGLGTPPYVIGDVQILSLGKIVKDSEHFQDERFVWPEGYTAMRKFTSITDPSTCTLYKMEVLRDAESKIRPLFRVTSDTGEQFEGSTPSDCWNKIYKRIKKIQTSSSDSSGADGGGEKIDKTGSDMFGFSNPEVVKLIQGLSKSRFSSKLSMSKLASRRHQDLPVGYRPVRVEWKDLDKCSVCHMDEEYENNLFLQCDKCRMMVHARCYGELEPVDGVLWLCNLCRPGAPNPPPPCCLCPVIGGAMKPTTDGRWAHLACAIWIPETCLSDVKRMEPIDGLSRINKDRWKLLCSICGVSYGACIQCSNNTCYAAYHPLCARAAGLCVELEDEDRLYLLAVDDDEEDQCIRLLSFCKKHRQPSNERSAADERLGRVSRQCSDYIPPSNPSGCARSEPYNYFGRRGRKEPEALAAASLKRLFVQNQPYLVGGYSQHAFSGNSLPSSGVIGSKFSSTLQRLKTSELDTPKDIRSMAEKYTYMKETFRKRLAFGKSGIHGFGIFAKHPHRAGDMVIEYSGELVRPPIADRRERFIYNSLVGAGTYMFRIDDERVIDATRAGSIAHLINHSCEPNCYSRVISVNGDEHIIIFAKRDIKRWEELTYDYRFFSIDEQLACYCGFPRCRGVVNDIESEERAAKLYAPRSELIDWRGE; encoded by the exons CTTCCTAACAAGCCTCCTCTCCTCTACGTCTACACTCGCCGCCGTAAGCGCCTCCGTCATTCCCTTCCGAACCCTTCCTTTCTCCGCTCCTTAATCTCTCGCGACGACGAGGAGTTCGAAGTGCAGGAATCGAAGGTGGATGCACTGTCGTTAAATGCgaatcagaagaagaagaaaaagcataGGTTAGGGACTGGTGAGCTTGTCAAATTGGGCGTGGATTCCAGCGTCTTGCGTAGCCTTGATCGGCCGCGATTGAGGGATTGTAGAATTCATAATAGTAGTAATGCTAATGTTGATGCTAATAGTAGTAATTTGAAGAAAAGGAAGCGGAATTTGGAAAATTGCGAGAAGGTTTTGTCGGATTCGCCTACCACTAAGCGATGGATCAG GTTGAGTTTGGACAATGTTGAGCCAAAAACGTTTATTGGATTACAATGCAAG GTTTATTGGCCATTGGATGCTGATTGGTATTCTGGTCGAGTTGTGGGTTACACCCCAGAGTCTAATCGACATCAT GTAGAATATGAAGATAGTGATAAAGAAGAATTAATTCTCTCAAATGAGAAAGTTAAATTCTACATTTCCCACGAAGAGATGCAGCGTTTGAACTTGACTTGCAGTGTTACGAGTACAGATGGTGATGTGTATGATTATAATGAGATGCTCGTGTTGGCTGCGAGTTTGTATGACTGCCAAGAGCTCGACCCTGGGGATATCATATGGGCCAAGCTTACTG GTCATGCAATGTGGCCAGCAATTGTTGTGAAGGAATCCCTCATCCGTGATCGTAAGGGTTTAAGCAAACTTTCAGGTGGAGGGTCAGTTCCGGTGCAGTTTTTTGGCACGCATGATTTTGCAAG GATCAAAGTGAAGCAGGCTATCTCATTTCTTAAGGGACTCCTTTCTTCTTTCCACCTGAAGTGCAAGAAACCTCGTTTCATTCGAGGCTTGGAAGAAGCAAAAAC GTATTTGAGCGAACAAAAGCTTCCAAGAAGAATGCTACAGCTGCAAAATGGTATTACCACTGATAATGTTAGCACAAGTGAAGATGATGGAGCGAGTACAGATACAGGTGAAGATTGCATTGAAGATGCAGGGATTCAGGGAGCAACGCAGGGCCTTGGAACTCCTCCCTATGTAATTGGGGATGTGCAAATTTTAAGCCTTG GAAAGATTGTCAAGGACTCTGAACATTTCCAGGATGAGAGATTCGTTTGGCCTGAAGGATATACTGCCATGAGGAAGTTTACTTCAATAACTG ATCCCAGTACATGCACCTTATATAAGATGGAAGTGTTAAGAGATGCTGAATCAAAGATTCGACCTCTATTTAGAGTGACATCAGATACTGGAGAGCAG TTTGAGGGATCCACTCCATCTGATTGCTGgaataaaatatacaaaaggataaagaaaatacaaacaAGTAGCTCTGATAGTTCTGGTGCTGACGGTGGAggagaaaagattgataaaactgGTTCTGATATGTTTGGTTTCTCCAATCCTGAAGTTGTGAAGCTTATAcag GGTTTGTCTAAATCTAGATTCTCTTCTAAATTATCCATGTCCAAGTTAGCCTCTAGACGACATCAAGACCTGCCTGTTGGTTACAGACCTGTTCGTGTTGAGTGGAAAGACCTTGACAAGTGCAGTGTTTGCCACATGGATGAG GAGTACGAAAACAATCTCTTCCTGCAATGTGATAAATGCAGAATGATG GTCCATGCTAGATGTTATGGAGAATTAGAACCTGTTGATGGAGTGCTATGGTTGTGCAACTTATGTCGACCAGGGGCTCCCAACCCTCCGCCACCTTGCTGCCTTTGTCCAGTAATAG GGGGTGCAATGAAGCCTACAACTGATGGGCGCTGGGCTCATCTGGCGTGTGCAATATGGATACCTG AAACTTGCTTATCTGATGTCAAAAGAATGGAGCCCATTGATGGGCTAAGTAGAATCAATAAG GACCGCTGGAAGCTTTTATGTAGCATCTGTGGTGTGTCTTATGGAGCTTGCATTCAA TGTTCAAACAATACTTGTTATGCAGCATATCATCCACTTTGTGCACGTGCTGCTGGTTTGTGCGTTGAG CTTGAAGATGAGGATAGATTATATCTACTAGCTgtagatgatgatgaagaagatcaATGCATTCGTCTGCTTTCCTTCTGCAAGAAGCATAGGCAGCCCTCCAATGAGCGTTCTGCTGCTGATGAACGTCTTGGGCGAGTTTCTCGTCAGTGTTCAGATTACATACCACCCTCTAATCCGTCTGGTTGTGCTCGCAGTG AGCCTTACAATTACTTTGGTAGAAGGGGACGAAAAGAACCCGAAGCCCTTGCTGCTGCCTCCTTGAAGCGCTTGTTTGTACAGAACCAGCCTTACTTAGTTGGTGGCTACAGCCAACATGCATTTTCAGGCAATTCACTGCCTTCCAGTGGCGTAATTGGCTCTAAGTTCTCTTCTACCCTTCAGAGACTGAAAACCTCTGAGCTTGATACTCCTAAAGACATACGTTCTATGGCTGAGAAATATACATACATGAAGGAGACATTCCGAAAGAGACTAGCTTTTG gGAAATCAGGAATCCATGGATTTGGCATCTTTGCAAAGCATCCACATAGAGCAGGAGACATG GTGATTGAATACTCTGGTGAACTTGTTAGACCTCCTATAGCTGATAGGAGAGAACGCTTTATATACAATTCCTTGGTG GGTGCTGGGACTTACATGTTTCGGATAGATGATGAACGAGTCATTGATGCGACAAGGGCCGGAAGCATTGCTCATCTGATTAACCACTCTTGTGAA CCAAATTGCTATTCAAGAGTTATAAGTGTTAATGGTGATGAGCATATAATTATATTTGCAAAGAGAGACATTAAAAGATGGGAGGAACTCACATATGATTACAG atttttttcaattgatgaaCAACTAGCATGTTATTGTGGCTTTCCAAGATGCCGGGGTGTAGTTAATGACATTGAATCGGAAGAGCGAGCAGCAAAGCTATATG